A genome region from Jeongeupia sp. HS-3 includes the following:
- a CDS encoding cytochrome c oxidase assembly protein encodes MNAVAQGNRRIAIRLGLVAALMFSFGYVLVPFYDVLCKALGLDQARPEFATATATALRLEFDTNVAAGLPVTIETLDRVVAAKAGGIVKARFRIANTSGEALTIRAIPSFAPVRAAGLLQKLECFCFDALKLAAHETRDVTVVLVVAQTLPEELGAATLSYTLQPA; translated from the coding sequence ATGAACGCCGTCGCACAGGGCAATCGGCGCATCGCCATCCGGCTGGGCCTGGTCGCGGCGCTCATGTTCAGCTTCGGCTATGTGTTGGTGCCGTTTTACGACGTGCTATGCAAAGCACTCGGCCTCGATCAGGCCCGCCCCGAGTTTGCCACCGCAACGGCCACCGCCCTGCGGCTGGAGTTCGACACCAATGTCGCGGCTGGCCTGCCAGTGACAATCGAAACCCTCGACCGCGTCGTGGCGGCCAAGGCTGGCGGTATCGTCAAGGCACGGTTCCGGATTGCCAACACCAGTGGTGAGGCGCTGACGATACGCGCGATTCCGAGCTTCGCGCCCGTGCGCGCGGCCGGGCTGCTGCAAAAGCTCGAATGCTTCTGTTTCGATGCGCTCAAGCTCGCTGCCCACGAAACACGCGATGTCACCGTGGTGCTAGTGGTGGCGCAAACGCTGCCGGAAGAACTCGGCGCGGCCACGCTTTCCTACACACTGCAACCCGCATGA
- a CDS encoding cytochrome oxidase small assembly protein → MSRNTRTALLLAAVALAFFIAVIIRQVMYGLPG, encoded by the coding sequence ATGAGTAGGAACACCCGCACCGCACTGCTGCTTGCCGCGGTCGCGCTGGCATTCTTCATTGCCGTGATCATCCGCCAAGTCATGTACGGGTTGCCGGGATGA
- a CDS encoding DUF2970 domain-containing protein, translating into MKAAIKAVLAGFFGVRSRKMAESAKLKPGAVIATALIVALVMILLILLLVRVLVASQGGG; encoded by the coding sequence ATGAAGGCGGCAATCAAGGCGGTACTGGCCGGCTTCTTCGGCGTACGGAGCAGAAAAATGGCCGAATCGGCCAAGCTTAAACCGGGGGCCGTGATCGCAACCGCGCTCATCGTCGCGCTGGTGATGATCCTGTTGATCCTGCTGCTGGTTCGCGTGCTGGTGGCAAGCCAAGGAGGTGGATGA
- the ctaD gene encoding cytochrome c oxidase subunit I, with amino-acid sequence MTASTETLHLQHADHQAHAGAEGWRRWLCATNHKDIGTLYLWFSFTMFVLGGVMALGIRAELFKPGLQFWQPELFNQLTTLHGIIMVFGAIMPAFTGLANWMLPLMLGAPDMAFARMNNWSFWLLPPAAALLVISLFVPGGAPAGGWTLYPPLSIQAGMGMDLAIFAIHLLGLSSIMGSINIVTTVLNMRAPGMTLLKMPMFAWTSLVTAYLLIAVAPVLAGAVTMLLTDRHFGTNFFKAAGGGDPVLFQHIFWFFGHPEVYIMALPAFGIVSQILPTFSRKPLFGYVSMVYAVCSIAILSFMVWAHHMFAVGLPATAQLFFMFMTMLIAVPTGVKVFNWIATMWEGEMSFETPMLFAIGFVCLFTVGGFSGLVLSIAPIDIQMTDTYYVVAHFHYVLVAGALFSLFGATYYWLPKWSGYMYNERLGKLHFWWSMIWFNVTFFPMHFLGLAGMPRRIPDYPLQFTDFNSVASIGAFCFGLGQLLFLYNVISTIRGGVGKAPAKPWEGAHTLEWEVASPAPHHTWESPPDEALVKKGLRAQSLEHDHE; translated from the coding sequence ATGACCGCCTCGACCGAAACCCTGCACCTGCAGCATGCGGATCACCAGGCGCACGCCGGGGCCGAAGGCTGGCGGCGCTGGCTATGCGCGACCAACCACAAGGATATCGGCACGCTGTATCTGTGGTTCTCGTTCACGATGTTCGTGCTCGGTGGCGTCATGGCGCTGGGTATCCGTGCCGAGCTGTTCAAGCCGGGGCTGCAATTCTGGCAACCGGAGCTCTTCAACCAGCTGACGACACTGCACGGCATCATCATGGTGTTCGGCGCGATCATGCCGGCGTTTACCGGTTTGGCGAACTGGATGTTGCCGCTGATGCTAGGCGCGCCCGACATGGCATTCGCGCGGATGAACAACTGGAGCTTCTGGTTGCTGCCGCCCGCGGCGGCACTACTGGTCATCTCGCTGTTCGTCCCGGGCGGTGCGCCCGCTGGCGGCTGGACGCTGTATCCACCGCTGTCGATCCAGGCCGGCATGGGCATGGATCTGGCGATCTTCGCCATTCACCTGCTGGGCCTGTCGTCGATCATGGGTTCGATCAACATCGTCACCACGGTGCTGAACATGCGCGCACCGGGGATGACGCTGCTGAAAATGCCCATGTTCGCGTGGACCTCGCTGGTTACCGCCTACCTGTTGATCGCAGTGGCACCGGTGCTCGCCGGTGCGGTCACCATGCTGCTGACCGACCGTCATTTCGGTACGAATTTCTTCAAGGCCGCCGGCGGCGGTGATCCGGTGCTGTTCCAGCACATCTTCTGGTTTTTCGGCCATCCCGAGGTCTACATCATGGCGCTGCCGGCGTTCGGCATCGTCAGCCAGATCCTGCCGACCTTCTCCCGCAAGCCGCTGTTCGGTTATGTGTCCATGGTCTACGCGGTGTGCTCGATCGCCATCCTGTCATTCATGGTCTGGGCTCACCACATGTTCGCGGTCGGGCTGCCGGCAACGGCACAATTGTTCTTCATGTTCATGACCATGCTGATCGCGGTGCCGACCGGCGTGAAGGTGTTCAACTGGATCGCGACGATGTGGGAAGGCGAAATGAGCTTCGAAACGCCGATGCTGTTCGCGATCGGCTTCGTCTGCCTGTTTACCGTTGGCGGCTTCTCCGGCCTGGTGTTGTCGATCGCACCGATCGACATCCAGATGACCGACACCTATTACGTCGTCGCCCACTTCCACTACGTGCTCGTCGCCGGCGCGCTGTTCAGCCTCTTCGGCGCAACCTATTACTGGCTGCCGAAGTGGAGCGGCTATATGTACAACGAAAGGCTCGGCAAACTGCACTTCTGGTGGTCGATGATCTGGTTCAACGTCACCTTTTTCCCAATGCATTTTCTCGGTCTTGCCGGCATGCCGCGACGGATTCCGGATTACCCGCTGCAGTTCACCGACTTCAACAGCGTCGCCAGCATCGGCGCCTTCTGTTTCGGCCTTGGTCAGCTGCTGTTTCTCTACAACGTGATCAGCACCATTCGTGGCGGCGTCGGCAAGGCACCGGCCAAGCCGTGGGAGGGCGCGCATACCCTGGAATGGGAAGTCGCCTCGCCGGCACCACACCACACCTGGGAAAGCCCGCCGGACGAAGCGCTGGTGAAAAAGGGCCTGCGCGCTCAATCACTGGAACACGATCATGAGTAG